ggTTTTTCCTTCATTTCAAATCGATAATGTTTTTCCACATTTGAGAGAGTTttggaaaattatttttcataatttgcCAAATTAAACAAcctaaaatgattgaaaagggaaaaattattttccatGAGAGCGTTTTAAACCAAACCAGACACTCCCTTAGTAACATATTCATTAATGTTATTTACATACATAACCTCCTACGTCACTAttggtaaaataaaataagttgaTCATTTGTCCCTTCAACTTCCACATGAAAGTATATTATCTAAAAGTGATTAAAATATATAACTGTGTATAGCACGGGTTAAAACTAATtaacttgaaaaaaaaaattagacataGGAGAATCGGTAGAAAAATTCTGAAATGAATGATATGTACTAATGTCCTATATTTGAAGGTTTTGCAATtttatattttctctttttttagtgTAAAAGGGTTGTGCGAGTTAGGGATAAGCGGGGCAAAGTCATACATGACCGTGGTGTGTCTGACTTCTTATATTATCATGTCTTGTTTAAATTGGGAGCGGTCCAGATATGAACTCATAAAACGAGATTTTATAGCAAAGCTTCTAATAAATGAATTTTACAATTTATAGACACTGCAAGATAGCTCAGACAGATAGTAACGTGAGAGAGTTAAACTATTAACACCAAACTTATTAGCCAAAAACTTATATGGATCATGTTGACCCTGAACAAAGTATTCTATACTTATTATTcctaaataaatgaaaataattgaACTATTAGCACCAAACTTATTAGCCAAGAACTTATATGGATCATGTTGACCCTGAACAAGTATTCTATACTTATTATAcctaaataaatgaaaataatctGGGATAAACAACACAACAAGAATCAATGGCTTGTCAATTAACAAAAGTTAAAGTCATTATCATTATGTGGATTCTTCAAGAAGTAGAGTGTTGGAATTGGTGGAAATCACGTCATATATTCATCTCATTATTTGATTCACCAATCCTAGTTGGCTAGTTGCTATGAGCTGTGGACTGTTATGATGATTGTGGACAAACAGGCGGTTACAAACTTACAATTCTTATAAAGCAACCCAGAAATGCACGTAATACTCAACTCCAACTTTACTATTGTTGCTACTTGCTAGGTTGCTTTGGTCCTACGAATcaacaattattattattaatttatttatcattactattactattactattattattattcttattattattattaggcaaatttgttaaaaaggaccttttataacccaaattttgcgagaaaagaccttatataattttttttgtgaaatcacaccttaatgtaaatttttttgcgagaaaggaccttatataatttttttttggtgaaatcacaccttaatgtactttttttttgcgaaagacaaccaaaagtaaattttcggcattgactgagcttttccggccattgacttgcacgtgagaagcacgtgtggctttattttgctaattacacccaattttcctccaaaattctaagatttaaaacctaaagttgaaaaaaaagtcgaaataaaatcaagtttgaaaagtcaagactcgggaaaatcaatgtctttagccaacgtaagccacgcgtgctgctcacgtgcaagtcaatggccggaaaagctcagtcaatgccggaaaatttccttaggtcctttctcgcaaaaaaaattactttaaggtgtgttttcacaaaaaaaattatataaggtcctttctcgcaaaatttgtgttataaaaggtcctttttggcaaatttgccttatTATTATTCACCATTCTTGTCCAATCCAAATATCCAATGCATTATCCATCCATGAAAAATTAAAATGACAGAAGAGGGACACCAATCAATTTCCAGCTATTCTTTCACTAAAATTATAATCCAAAATACTTTTTGATATTATTgtttcaaactattaatttcataaacgtataaaaggatattaagctgattttaattttaatttattaattaaataattaatgtaTAAGTAGTTGATTAATTGGTTAGAAAATAGATTATATGACATAATAATTGACATCAATTGTTAAAAATGTAAGTAGTAATTGACATTTTTAAAGACATGATAGTAATTCACAAACTCACAAATAagctaggtagtaattgacaaattaTTCATTAACTTTTATGATAAAATAATCAATACAACGTCTAAGTATTAGACACACTACTCTTCTAGATTGAGTAGCTTGGGATTCAATCATCAAAAAAGAGAAATTCAATTTTGCAAGTTTAGGGCCAATAAGTTGGACATGGTAGGGCCAATAAGTTCAATTTAGATAAAAGAAGAATTCAGGTAGGCGTAAGGGAAGATATTATCCTTAAATGTCGGAGGATTTTATCCTACCTTGTAAGGGAAGACGAACATTCATGCAAAAACATTATCCTAAAGCCAAGGGTCAAGGTAATAATTGCCTACGTCAATGATTTAATTGAGGAAGACAATTTTCTTCTAAAGAAAACAAAGTACTCCGTACAAACTACTGGGATGTCTTTGCAGAATATCTGTGTCAGTTGAGACTATACACCAAGAGACTAATTGTTCCTTTGAAGAGCACAAATAAAACTGAACACATGATGAAAAAAATGACAAATATTAGGATGAAACACATGAAATTGGCAAGGATTGTTTGTAGGTCAAATGTCCTTCCTTCTAAATAACTCTTGTTTTAGCCTAATCACAAAATATAACATCCTTTcgccttctttttctttttcttggtcTTTGGCGGCTGAAGGACAACCTTAATGGCCGCATCAAAAACTGCCTTCACATTCTGCATCAATGGAAACACAGCGGATCTTTATTACTAAGAGCTAAAATAGATAGCTAAATGTGGACGGGAAAATGAAGGGGCATTAGCTTATGTTACCTGTTGAGTTTTTGAACTACACTCAATGTAGTAAGGGGCGCCAATGACTCTTTTCAGCTCCTCTCCCTTCAATACAGTTCTAATTAGTaccatgaacatgaacatagaCAAAAACATGGGCTATAAAAAATGGTAGAAGTCCTCACTTGTTGAGTTGAAATGGGAACTGCACCAGGATGATCTACGAAAAATTGCTTATCATCCCGAAGATCTACATAAAGGTAGAAGCAGTCAGATTATTTTGTCAGAAATGGGGGGGTGAAATCTATTACACTCCATCTTCGAAGGCAATGATGGAATATGCATTGAAATTTTACATTAAGAAAAGCATGTAGATTGGAGAAACATATCAGCTAACTAACTTCAATGTGACACATTAACTAATGGTGTGTCATCTTTCTAATTGTGAATATTTccaagatttttattttttcacctCAGCAGGTATACTGACCGCTCTGTCCACACCGGCTCACCGGAAATTGAAAGTTGAAGAAAATGAGTGTCAATAAGCTCTATTACTCAAGATGCCACTAGAATTCTTGTAGATGCCTTGGAGGCCTAACTTTCAGACATAAATGCAAGTTTCATTTGCAAATTGCAACATGAGGAATAGATGTAGTTTCAAGAAGACAAGACTTAAATTCCCAGGAAACCAAATTCTTGGGCAGGTTATTCATTTGCTTGTCAAGCACGAGAATTATAATGCCTAATCACCTCATGAATTCCACATACAACCAATCGCATAACATAAGTAGTTCAATAGAGATCCTTACTAAAAAAGTGAGGCATAAGGTTGTACCTAGTTTTGTTCCAACGAGAATTATTGGAACACCAGGTGCATAGTGCCTCAGCTCAGGAATCCACTGAAATAGGAATTTCGAAACCAATGAGCTAATTGAAATAGCATAACATCaagaattgatattttataaGTACCTAATTTCAGGAAAAAACAAAGTTCTGAAGTAGTCCTCACTTTTTTGGCAACATTTTCATAACTAGCCTTGCTAATCAATGAGAACGCTAAAATAAATACATCAGCTCCACGATAGCTCAGAGGTCTCAATCTATTGTAGTCTTCTTGACCTGTAACATGGTGATATAGCCAAACACTTGTCTCAAAGATCAAAACGATAATTTTGAAGATAGGTAAAGTGAACAGGAGTAATGTGGAATACATGAAAATAATAGAAGGACAAACAAAGAAAAGCATGAATCTTACCGGCAGTATCCCATAACCCTAGGTTGACTGTGTTcccatcaacaacaacattagCACTGAAGTTATCAAAAACTGTAGGTACATAGTCCTGTTCAATCAAGAAATCAAAAGGTGAATATGTCACAAAATCATTCCCTCTTTGCTGAGACCAATAGAACGAAATCAAGGAAACAAATGCAATGGTGCTATAATAATCCCTAATCAATCATGAAGCATAATACAAAagggagaaaaaaaaattagaccaaACCCGCCTATTACAAGGCAATACAGGAATTATCAGATGATTACTGCGAATGAGCAAGAGTAAAGTTGTATTAAATTTTCCCAACAGCGGCAATAATCTCCTCAATCAACAATCCCTTAACCCTGGTGCAAGTTGGCATTTGATCCTAATATATTACGGAGTAGAAGCCAAATAATCGACAAGTGCACTAGACAAAAGAGACATTTCAAATTAACTGAGACTTCTCGACCTCGAAAGAAAATTCACATTTAGGCAGCCAATTAATAGTTGCTAACATCTAAACCAGGtaaatcaaaattcaatcttAATTGACGGACAGACTGCatgtgaattatattaaaatTACCCTTAGTCATTCAAGGCCAATTTAGTTTTTTTAACTCATGGAAAATTTGGAAAGATTGACagcaaatataaaaaaattaaattcagaACTCAAACTAATATCATATATACTGAAAATTAGGGACCTTACAGAACTTAAAAAATCTCCGATTGATTCAAATATACATAATTCTTAACCAAAAATCGGGACATTTCAAATTTTGCAATGCAGATTAAAAACAATAAGAGATAACATCCAAACTCCCTAATAACAGTCTCCCTAAACATCACAATTAGCATTTCAATTTATCTTAATTATTTCGCAAAAATAATTCCTCAAAAATAGGGAAATTGAGACCAATTCAACCCTCCTGTAATTCCGTAACCCATAAATTCATAGATAATCTAATCAGACACAAGATCCGAAACCAAAAATATGATCACAAAAAATCAAACTACCCACAAAATAAAATACAGCAAAAAATTGACCAAAAAGTTCAGTAAGATTATACagcgaaaaaaaatataatcaaaATGGGTAATTGAGAAAATAGAGTTATACCGTTGGAAAAGTGTTGCTGGTGTAAGAAATAAGCATACAAGTTTTACCCACAGCACCATCACCCACTGTAACACATTTGATGAACCTGGATGCGCTCATTTCAAACTCAAAATAATAGTTCGTAAATTTGGATAATTGTCAAAATGGGTATTTTCAATTTTGATGGGACACCCACATTGTAGAGTTGATTGTAGAATCAATTTACAAAACCCTAGGATTATAAATTAAGAGTGCAAATTGGGGGCAAGTCAACGAATAATCAAATCCAAAGGGGAAAGTATgagatgaggagagagaaagagaagaagacGAGGAGATAGAAAATGGGGGTGACCTAGCTAAAAAGCTTGTGACAGCTTATTACAGAGGTGGTGGTGGACAACCCTATCAATGTCACGGACCCATAATTGGACCACTTTCTATTCTTCGACTtcaagttttcctttttttttcctcttttttttctaACAATTTTGTAGGGAGACAATTATGTCATTATGTGTAggtcttttcttcctttttacTCTCACCGTACCGGTATTCTCTTCGTCCCTCAAAGATTATTCTATTTTGATATTTTAAGTCAAACTTTGAAAATTTAGACCAAAAATTATCATTAACCTATTAGAAATGATATAGTTATGTCGGATTTCTAATAGGTTGATGAGAACTTAAATGAACCTGAACAGGTCGATGTGCACAGGGATACATCAATAGAAAATGAAACTTGATGTGGGAGCTTTTGTTGGTGCTGACGTGTCACCTTTTCCACGGAGGTATCAGATATGCACTATCACAATCTTCTTACAACCTGCAAAATAAGAATATTTCTGTGGGAATATTCCCTccaatgcctaagtaagtattgatagagagagaaagtattttTAGAAAGAAGTTAGAACAGAATAATTAAGATAGATGAGAATGAATTGATTGTCTTTCACCTTAGGATTTGGACTATTTATAAGGCTAGGGTTTTGAGATTTCTACCAAAACCCTGGTTATCTGATTGATTAACTTCTTTAGATAAGGATACGTGTCCTTGGCAGGCATGGAGATGGAGGAATTTAGTGGGCCTCTTATTGCTTTGGGACTCTCTTATTGTTTGGGCCATTCTTACCACATTCAAACTTTGTAAATCAGTAAGAAGGTTTGAAATTTATTCGGAATATATCACATTTACCATAGAGGGTGCCAAGTGTCACGTTACGATCGATCTAGGGTGGACAAGTCTTTTtagccacatcatttgcccctcaagaacgGTGAAATGTCCTTACTTAGTTTTTACCCTTGTTGATTCTTCCTCTGGCGTAGTGATGCGTGGCACTTGTTTTCTTACTCTTACCCCTCTATATATATCTTGTCATTTCAATTTACTCTCTCTCATTTTCAGAGAATATTTGAGAGTTCTTTGTGAAGGCGATTTTCGGCGTCAATTAACCACCAGCAGACGATTCTCGACCACCGTGGAGTTCACACTTGTTCTTGAGAATCTTCTTTCTTTCATTTTGCAACTCAAGAATCATTGGAGCACTTGCCTTTTTTATTCAAGAAGGTAA
This Spinacia oleracea cultivar Varoflay chromosome 6, BTI_SOV_V1, whole genome shotgun sequence DNA region includes the following protein-coding sequences:
- the LOC110799043 gene encoding rac-like GTP-binding protein 5; this translates as MSASRFIKCVTVGDGAVGKTCMLISYTSNTFPTDYVPTVFDNFSANVVVDGNTVNLGLWDTAGQEDYNRLRPLSYRGADVFILAFSLISKASYENVAKKWIPELRHYAPGVPIILVGTKLDLRDDKQFFVDHPGAVPISTQQGEELKRVIGAPYYIECSSKTQQNVKAVFDAAIKVVLQPPKTKKKKKKAKGCYIL